A single Ziziphus jujuba cultivar Dongzao chromosome 11, ASM3175591v1 DNA region contains:
- the LOC107426882 gene encoding uncharacterized protein LOC107426882 isoform X1, giving the protein MKSSSSRRRRSREKLVGKVNWPSVHGKTCPICLENLDLRSSAVLSDCKHAYCLGCIGKWSRLRRKCPLCNADFNSWFSHISLSSGSFHKQHLPPLIDTSRKKPRFQEQHPPQRSVINGVHSRTRPLPWRRSFGRPGSVGDDVLAARKLRWRASIYEKRLEAVPLSHEQNILGNNGVKERILRRIEPWIRRELQAILGDTDPSIIIHVVASVYISFLELRVHTASPQLDMGDNFLAPLLPFLLDRTNMFWHELRCFAETSFTMETYDAVVEYRHSG; this is encoded by the exons ATGAAATCGTCGTCGTCTCGCCGGAGAAGAAGCCGAGAGAAATTGGTGGGGAAGGTAAATTGGCCATCGGTCCATGGGAAAACCTGTCCAATATGCTTGGAAAACCTCGACTTGAGAAGCTCGGCGGTTCTCAGCGACTGTAAACACGCTTACTGCTTGGGATGCATAGGAAAATGGAGCAGATTGAGACGGAAATGCCCTCTCTGCAACGCCGACTTCAACTCTTGGTTTTCCCATATTAGCCTTTCTTCTGGGAGCTTCCACAAACAGCATTTACCACCTCTAATTGACACTTCCAGGAAAAAGCCCCGATTCCAAGAACAACATCCTCCTCAACG GAGTGTGATAAATGGTGTACACAGTCGAACAAGGCCATTGCCATGGCGGAGATCTTTTGGACGGCCAGGATCTGTTGGTGATGATGTTCTTGCTGCGAGAAAACTTCGATGGCGTGCGAG tATTTACGAGAAACGCTTGGAAGCTGTTCCTTTATCTCATGAACag AACATATTAGGAAATAATGGTGTTAAAGAAAGAATTTTGCGAAGAATAGAACCATGGATAAGGAGGGAGCTGCAGGCTATCCTGGGGGACACAGATCCATCTATTATTATTCATGTGGTTGCCTCAGTATATATTTCATTCCTTGAATTGAGGGTTCATACTGCTTCGCCACAGCTTGATATGGGAGATAACTTCCTTGCACCCTTACTGCCTTTCCTGTTGGACAGAACAAATATGTTTTGGCATGAATTAAG ATGTTTTGCGGAAACATCATTTACAATGGAAACATATGATGCAGTAGTTGAATATAGGCATTCGGGTTAA
- the LOC107426882 gene encoding uncharacterized protein LOC107426882 isoform X2 has protein sequence MKSSSSRRRRSREKLVGKVNWPSVHGKTCPICLENLDLRSSAVLSDCKHAYCLGCIGKWSRLRRKCPLCNADFNSWFSHISLSSGSFHKQHLPPLIDTSRKKPRFQEQHPPQRSVINGVHSRTRPLPWRRSFGRPGSVGDDVLAARKLRWRASIYEKRLEAVPLSHEQNILGNNGVKERILRRIEPWIRRELQAILGDTDPSIIIHVVASVYISFLELRVHTASPQLDMGDNFLAPLLPFLLDRTNMFWHELR, from the exons ATGAAATCGTCGTCGTCTCGCCGGAGAAGAAGCCGAGAGAAATTGGTGGGGAAGGTAAATTGGCCATCGGTCCATGGGAAAACCTGTCCAATATGCTTGGAAAACCTCGACTTGAGAAGCTCGGCGGTTCTCAGCGACTGTAAACACGCTTACTGCTTGGGATGCATAGGAAAATGGAGCAGATTGAGACGGAAATGCCCTCTCTGCAACGCCGACTTCAACTCTTGGTTTTCCCATATTAGCCTTTCTTCTGGGAGCTTCCACAAACAGCATTTACCACCTCTAATTGACACTTCCAGGAAAAAGCCCCGATTCCAAGAACAACATCCTCCTCAACG GAGTGTGATAAATGGTGTACACAGTCGAACAAGGCCATTGCCATGGCGGAGATCTTTTGGACGGCCAGGATCTGTTGGTGATGATGTTCTTGCTGCGAGAAAACTTCGATGGCGTGCGAG tATTTACGAGAAACGCTTGGAAGCTGTTCCTTTATCTCATGAACag AACATATTAGGAAATAATGGTGTTAAAGAAAGAATTTTGCGAAGAATAGAACCATGGATAAGGAGGGAGCTGCAGGCTATCCTGGGGGACACAGATCCATCTATTATTATTCATGTGGTTGCCTCAGTATATATTTCATTCCTTGAATTGAGGGTTCATACTGCTTCGCCACAGCTTGATATGGGAGATAACTTCCTTGCACCCTTACTGCCTTTCCTGTTGGACAGAACAAATATGTTTTGGCATGAATTAAG GTGA